From the genome of Polyangiaceae bacterium, one region includes:
- a CDS encoding CPBP family intramembrane metalloprotease translates to MSDAEEKNVDAAEEQDADAAEADAGEDEFAEPASSREAFVVAGGVTAVCTAAIAFAFSNPGSPLLLGSLGCVYGVLAGYTVHRLRRRGELDDQLRPRAGDLSIGALVAALLYAVAMAVHLILTSPPSPRAAWIMQVYAALGDPASEYRHIVGGFVFVVAALEELVWRGLVMRVLTERFGWLRSWLLQAALFGVAHVPTMILLGNARVGPNPLLVAAGVAYSLVWGRLAMRTDRLAPALFAHALFTWGVFEFPIWRP, encoded by the coding sequence GTGAGCGACGCGGAAGAAAAGAACGTCGACGCGGCGGAGGAACAAGATGCCGACGCAGCGGAAGCAGATGCGGGCGAGGACGAATTCGCGGAGCCCGCGTCGTCGAGAGAAGCGTTTGTCGTGGCGGGTGGGGTGACGGCGGTATGCACCGCAGCGATAGCGTTTGCCTTTTCGAACCCGGGCAGCCCGCTTTTGCTCGGCTCGCTTGGATGCGTGTACGGCGTGCTCGCGGGCTATACGGTGCATCGATTGAGGCGCCGCGGGGAGCTCGACGACCAACTACGTCCGCGTGCGGGTGATCTGTCGATTGGAGCGCTCGTCGCGGCGCTTTTGTATGCGGTCGCGATGGCGGTGCACTTGATTTTGACGTCGCCACCGTCGCCGAGAGCAGCTTGGATCATGCAGGTGTACGCGGCGCTGGGCGATCCGGCCTCCGAGTATCGGCATATCGTGGGCGGGTTTGTCTTTGTGGTCGCGGCGCTCGAAGAATTGGTTTGGCGGGGCCTCGTGATGCGGGTGCTCACCGAACGGTTCGGGTGGCTGCGTTCGTGGCTGCTCCAAGCGGCGCTGTTTGGCGTGGCACACGTGCCCACGATGATTCTGCTTGGAAATGCGCGCGTGGGCCCGAATCCGCTCCTCGTTGCAGCAGGCGTCGCATATTCGCTCGTGTGGGGGCGATTGGCGATGCGCACGGATCGCCTCGCACCGGCGTTGTTTGCCCATGCGCTCTTCACGT
- the coaBC gene encoding bifunctional phosphopantothenoylcysteine decarboxylase/phosphopantothenate--cysteine ligase CoaBC, giving the protein MYARWISCKPSGGMSAASSQRPTIVLAVSGSIAAYKAVEVARLLVKTGARVLPLLTRAAKEFVGPQTFSGITGEPVAEDMFDPTFAGEKHVDLGRKADLVLIVPATADLLARIASGRADDLLTALVLCASCPIVAAPAMHPRMWAHPATTRNVATILGDGRVSFVGPVDGEVASGERGFGRMAEPEEIVRAALSLLAPRDLEGLHIVVTAGPTVEDIDPVRFLGNRSTGKMGFALAERAAARGARVTLVAGPVSLQTPHGVHRVDVRGALAMKAAMWEALGTNLDQADALVMSAAVADYRPAETSATKKKRSAEPLELKLLPNPDLLAEVGAARRATKPVLVGFAVETGEDEAIVGYARSKLETKRVDMVVANRADEAFGREDNRATIVTRDGAEPLGVMSKRALADGILDRLLARCR; this is encoded by the coding sequence ATGTACGCTCGATGGATTTCGTGCAAACCTTCCGGAGGCATGTCCGCCGCATCGTCTCAACGTCCAACGATCGTGCTCGCCGTGAGCGGGAGCATCGCTGCCTACAAGGCCGTCGAAGTGGCTCGACTGCTCGTCAAAACAGGTGCCCGCGTGCTGCCGCTTTTGACGCGCGCGGCCAAGGAATTCGTTGGTCCACAAACGTTCAGCGGCATCACGGGCGAACCCGTGGCCGAAGACATGTTCGACCCGACGTTCGCTGGTGAAAAGCACGTCGACCTTGGACGAAAGGCGGACCTGGTCCTGATCGTGCCCGCGACGGCGGACCTTTTGGCACGCATCGCCTCGGGCCGAGCGGATGACTTGCTCACGGCGCTCGTGCTGTGCGCATCGTGTCCCATCGTCGCTGCTCCCGCGATGCATCCGCGCATGTGGGCGCATCCGGCCACGACGCGTAATGTCGCGACGATCTTGGGAGATGGTCGCGTGTCGTTCGTGGGGCCGGTCGATGGAGAGGTCGCTTCGGGCGAACGAGGCTTCGGGCGAATGGCCGAACCAGAAGAGATTGTCCGGGCCGCACTGTCGCTGCTCGCACCGCGTGATCTCGAGGGTTTGCACATCGTCGTGACGGCGGGGCCGACGGTGGAAGACATCGATCCGGTTCGCTTCTTGGGCAATCGTTCGACGGGCAAGATGGGGTTTGCCCTGGCTGAACGAGCTGCAGCACGAGGCGCGCGCGTGACGCTCGTTGCAGGGCCCGTGTCGCTGCAAACGCCGCATGGAGTGCATCGAGTGGACGTGCGTGGGGCGCTCGCGATGAAAGCGGCCATGTGGGAAGCGCTCGGGACAAACCTCGACCAAGCGGACGCGCTCGTGATGAGCGCTGCGGTCGCAGACTATCGGCCTGCGGAGACGAGCGCGACGAAGAAGAAGCGCTCGGCGGAGCCGCTCGAATTGAAGCTCTTGCCGAATCCGGACTTGCTCGCCGAAGTGGGTGCGGCGCGACGTGCAACGAAGCCCGTGCTCGTGGGATTCGCGGTGGAAACGGGCGAAGACGAGGCGATCGTGGGATATGCTCGAAGCAAGCTGGAAACGAAGCGTGTGGACATGGTCGTGGCGAACCGAGCGGATGAAGCGTTTGGGCGAGAAGACAATCGGGCGACGATCGTGACGCGTGACGGAGCGGAGCCGCTTGGAGTGATGTCGAAACGAGCGCTCGCGGACGGGATCCTCGATCGGCTTCTTGCGAGGTGCCGGTGA
- a CDS encoding DNA mismatch repair protein MutS, with amino-acid sequence MSDSASASALRSRRETLATLERALAARSARLSGLRGVLFLVAIAALIYAATRDVPAYAWVLVALAWFVFFAIVAVHGGLVTRETEVKSRIGIVDRWLERTQDKLPEPLPSSPAADPTHPYAVDLDVFGPSSVFQLLDDTRTVPGTWTLAAWLAMRASPQEIAARQEAVRELSTRVAFREDLAALGVSGSSRGRSVEPLVSWAELPPVLGTGLDRALVRAAFVLVPLTIVLFTVATIMGDAAPALLRRAWYVPFGLQLVVLFLVGGKVAPMLAKAASKESPFGRYKGMFARIEAEPFEAPRLQSLRESLGVGKDTRPASQELASFERILGFVELRNSGLVYLAANIILLWDVFCGYALEHFRARAGKNVRGWFKSLGEIEALSSMGAFAYEHPTYSYPVVEEGPPCFSAENLGHPLIPSDRRVGNSVELPGPGHSLLVTGSNMSGKSTWLRSMGLAAVLAQAGAPVCAKKLRMTPLSVRTSMRISDSLEHGVSHFYAELEKLKSVVDAADRGEPVFFLLDEVLHGTNSRERHIGARAVVVHLLQKSAIGAVTSHDLALADMAETTNGRVVNVHFKELVHENKMTFDYVLSPGVVSTTNALRLMKIVGIAVKGIEDE; translated from the coding sequence GTGTCCGATTCCGCCTCAGCCTCAGCCTTGCGTTCTCGTCGTGAAACCCTCGCGACGCTCGAACGAGCCCTCGCCGCACGTTCCGCTCGTTTGTCCGGTCTACGCGGCGTGCTTTTCCTCGTGGCCATCGCAGCGCTCATTTACGCAGCCACGCGCGATGTGCCGGCGTACGCGTGGGTGCTCGTGGCGCTCGCGTGGTTCGTGTTTTTCGCGATCGTCGCGGTGCATGGTGGGCTCGTCACGCGCGAGACCGAAGTCAAGTCGCGCATCGGCATCGTCGATCGTTGGCTCGAGCGAACCCAGGACAAACTTCCCGAGCCTTTGCCGAGCTCGCCTGCTGCGGACCCGACGCATCCGTACGCCGTGGATCTCGACGTGTTCGGACCGTCGTCGGTGTTCCAACTACTCGACGACACGCGCACGGTGCCGGGCACATGGACGCTCGCTGCGTGGCTTGCGATGCGCGCATCTCCGCAGGAGATCGCTGCGCGTCAAGAAGCGGTGCGTGAGCTCTCGACGCGCGTGGCGTTTCGCGAGGACTTGGCGGCGCTCGGTGTTTCCGGCTCTTCGCGGGGTCGTTCGGTCGAACCGCTCGTGAGCTGGGCGGAGCTGCCTCCCGTGCTTGGAACGGGGCTCGATCGAGCGCTCGTGCGGGCGGCGTTTGTCCTGGTACCGCTCACCATCGTGCTGTTCACGGTCGCGACGATCATGGGCGACGCAGCGCCTGCGCTTCTTCGTCGTGCGTGGTACGTGCCGTTTGGTTTGCAGCTCGTGGTCTTGTTTTTGGTCGGCGGCAAGGTCGCGCCCATGCTGGCCAAAGCGGCCTCGAAAGAATCGCCGTTCGGCCGTTACAAGGGCATGTTTGCGCGCATCGAAGCCGAGCCGTTCGAGGCTCCGCGATTGCAATCGCTGCGAGAATCCCTTGGCGTCGGCAAAGACACGCGTCCCGCGTCGCAAGAGCTCGCTTCATTCGAGCGAATCTTGGGGTTCGTCGAACTGCGCAACAGTGGTCTCGTGTATCTAGCGGCCAACATCATTCTGCTCTGGGACGTGTTTTGCGGGTACGCACTCGAGCATTTCCGTGCGCGTGCTGGAAAAAACGTGCGCGGTTGGTTCAAGTCGCTCGGTGAAATCGAGGCGCTTTCGAGCATGGGGGCATTTGCGTACGAGCATCCGACGTATTCGTATCCCGTCGTCGAGGAAGGTCCGCCATGCTTTTCTGCGGAAAACCTCGGACATCCATTGATTCCGTCCGATCGCCGCGTGGGCAATTCCGTGGAATTGCCAGGTCCGGGGCATTCGCTGCTCGTGACTGGGTCCAACATGAGCGGCAAGAGCACGTGGCTACGTTCGATGGGATTGGCAGCGGTGCTTGCGCAAGCGGGTGCGCCCGTATGTGCGAAAAAATTGCGAATGACGCCGCTCTCGGTGCGCACGAGCATGAGAATCAGCGATTCACTGGAGCACGGCGTTTCGCATTTTTATGCCGAGCTCGAAAAGCTCAAGAGCGTCGTGGACGCTGCGGATCGAGGCGAGCCGGTATTCTTTTTGCTGGATGAAGTTTTACACGGCACGAATTCGCGCGAGCGTCACATAGGTGCGCGGGCGGTCGTCGTGCATTTGCTCCAAAAGAGTGCCATTGGTGCGGTGACATCGCACGATTTGGCATTGGCGGACATGGCGGAAACGACGAATGGGCGTGTGGTGAACGTGCATTTCAAGGAATTGGTACACGAAAACAAGATGACGTTCGATTACGTGCTTTCGCCAGGCGTCGTATCGACGACGAATGCGCTGCGTCTCATGAAAATCGTGGGTATCGCGGTGAAGGGGATTGAAGACGAGTAA
- a CDS encoding phage holin family protein, which translates to MFKTFIIQAIAAGIAVLVASKIMPGVRIRDGKTAIGIAAAFAVLNLVVGWLLKAVLAIVLLPAAVLTFGLAYLMLGLIVNTILLYVTDKLIDDFEIKGFGPLVGSAGLISVAAWLLPRIF; encoded by the coding sequence ATGTTCAAGACGTTCATCATTCAAGCGATCGCAGCGGGAATCGCAGTCCTCGTCGCGAGCAAGATCATGCCCGGTGTGCGAATTCGCGACGGCAAGACGGCGATCGGTATCGCGGCTGCGTTCGCCGTCCTGAATCTCGTCGTCGGATGGCTCTTGAAGGCCGTGCTCGCGATCGTGCTCCTGCCCGCCGCCGTGCTCACGTTTGGCCTGGCCTACCTCATGCTCGGCCTGATTGTGAATACGATCTTGCTCTATGTAACGGACAAGCTCATTGATGATTTCGAGATAAAGGGGTTCGGGCCGCTCGTCGGGTCCGCCGGGCTGATTTCGGTCGCCGCATGGCTCTTGCCTCGAATCTTCTGA
- a CDS encoding DUF4139 domain-containing protein, with protein sequence MSPTFLTSRIHRVVVHARGAVVTRVVTLPSPLPAESCELVATGITPFAEPASFRAVVKGSRQVVSVLARFVVPDGPAELGSAAERVQAAESMRIALREERTHVMGRRNQLAGIQFNLGMDRRFHQANARSRIADALAMTRLVQDELAVLDARIAELDRRIEQAERAVDAARVAEVQARSAEREGASRPTLSCHVRLGPGQTPLEALEIEYVVLAARFWPTYKAWLTKGATRVRIELDALVAQNSGEDWTGVEMSLSTADLVRDARLPELPSLRFGRAIPPQKRGYRAPPPGLDTMFEAYDAAMDKMQRPLPKVSIDALRSTEAAPPPPPRPSAAFAAPPTMQATAGAMPSPVSTVTLEEGAMEAIPAGLMPARAKGGGFFDKARSGGAPPPQSVKKAKKTMIAFGAPAPPSAAAPGGGGYGGPSTLNMPLLEQAPDTVEDIDASLSIEPDDAWLDFDSLMLPGAEKHRRGRLTRLPDDSVRVEASLAKACIDALPNPAWTKDPLTTRGHFDHRYDAVGRGDIPSNGRPHRVHVLAGEGSATPRFRTAPRESTDVFREALIENPLGAPLCAGPIDVFLDGGLVTNTEVAAVDRGGVFVVGLGVEDRIRIARNARVEESSAGLLGGSTHADHHITIDMTSSLGMPVNIEVLERIPVTDDKDVSIKVMSAEPAAEVYDQSDIGVPIRGGRRFRVDVAAGGKAKVAYSYRIKLPAKSEIVGGNRRE encoded by the coding sequence ATGTCGCCCACCTTTCTGACCAGTCGCATTCATCGCGTCGTCGTTCACGCGCGCGGCGCCGTCGTCACCCGCGTGGTCACCTTGCCGTCGCCTTTACCTGCCGAGTCTTGCGAGCTCGTGGCCACCGGCATCACGCCTTTTGCCGAACCCGCGAGTTTCCGCGCCGTTGTCAAAGGATCGCGCCAAGTCGTTTCGGTGCTCGCTCGGTTTGTCGTTCCAGACGGCCCCGCAGAGCTCGGCTCCGCTGCCGAGCGCGTTCAAGCTGCGGAATCCATGCGCATCGCTTTGCGTGAAGAACGCACGCACGTCATGGGCCGCCGAAATCAGCTCGCAGGCATCCAGTTCAACCTCGGCATGGATCGAAGGTTTCACCAGGCAAACGCTCGATCACGCATCGCCGATGCCCTCGCCATGACGCGCCTCGTGCAAGACGAGCTTGCGGTGCTCGATGCGCGTATCGCCGAGCTCGATCGCCGCATCGAACAAGCCGAACGCGCCGTGGATGCCGCTCGAGTGGCCGAAGTGCAAGCGCGCAGCGCCGAGCGTGAAGGTGCGTCGCGACCAACCTTGTCGTGTCACGTGCGATTGGGGCCCGGACAAACTCCGCTCGAAGCGCTCGAAATCGAGTATGTCGTGCTCGCGGCGCGTTTTTGGCCCACGTACAAGGCGTGGCTCACGAAAGGCGCGACGCGTGTGCGTATCGAGCTCGATGCGCTCGTCGCGCAAAATTCCGGTGAAGACTGGACGGGCGTCGAAATGTCGCTTTCGACCGCGGATCTCGTGCGCGATGCGCGGTTGCCCGAGCTCCCGTCGCTTCGTTTCGGGCGCGCAATTCCGCCGCAAAAACGCGGCTATCGCGCGCCACCTCCGGGCCTCGATACCATGTTCGAAGCGTACGACGCCGCGATGGACAAGATGCAGCGACCGCTGCCGAAGGTCAGCATCGACGCCCTGCGCTCCACGGAAGCTGCACCTCCGCCGCCTCCGCGACCGTCCGCCGCATTTGCTGCGCCTCCGACGATGCAAGCGACGGCGGGAGCCATGCCGTCTCCGGTCAGTACGGTGACGCTCGAGGAAGGGGCGATGGAAGCAATACCGGCTGGATTGATGCCCGCTCGCGCGAAGGGTGGAGGTTTTTTCGATAAGGCGCGAAGTGGGGGCGCACCGCCGCCGCAATCGGTGAAAAAAGCAAAAAAGACAATGATTGCATTTGGCGCTCCAGCGCCGCCGTCGGCCGCCGCGCCAGGTGGAGGTGGTTATGGTGGTCCTTCGACGCTGAACATGCCACTTCTCGAACAAGCGCCCGATACGGTGGAGGACATCGATGCATCGTTATCCATTGAACCCGACGATGCGTGGCTCGATTTCGATTCGCTCATGCTGCCCGGCGCGGAAAAACACCGCCGCGGCCGGCTTACTCGATTGCCCGATGATTCCGTGCGAGTGGAAGCATCGCTCGCGAAAGCGTGCATCGATGCATTGCCGAATCCTGCGTGGACCAAGGATCCGCTCACGACTCGCGGGCATTTCGATCATCGTTATGACGCCGTAGGTCGTGGCGACATTCCTTCCAATGGCCGTCCGCATCGCGTGCACGTGCTCGCGGGCGAAGGGTCCGCCACGCCGCGATTTCGCACGGCCCCGCGTGAGTCGACGGACGTATTCCGCGAGGCGCTCATTGAAAACCCACTCGGTGCACCTCTATGCGCCGGGCCCATTGATGTATTTCTCGACGGGGGGCTCGTGACCAACACCGAAGTGGCTGCGGTCGATCGCGGCGGCGTATTCGTCGTGGGCCTCGGCGTCGAAGACCGAATACGAATTGCACGAAATGCCCGCGTCGAAGAAAGCTCGGCGGGGTTGCTCGGCGGGTCGACCCATGCCGATCATCACATCACGATCGATATGACATCGTCGCTCGGCATGCCCGTGAACATCGAAGTGCTCGAACGTATCCCCGTGACGGACGACAAAGACGTGAGCATCAAAGTCATGTCGGCGGAGCCCGCTGCCGAGGTGTACGATCAAAGCGACATTGGAGTGCCCATTCGTGGAGGCCGCAGGTTCCGCGTCGATGTGGCTGCGGGCGGCAAGGCGAAAGTCGCATACAGTTATCGCATCAAATTGCCGGCGAAGAGCGAGATTGTCGGAGGAAACCGTCGTGAGTGA
- a CDS encoding DUF4139 domain-containing protein, producing MSDIVVEKVRQDGRKTRVERVTMFEDRAEVVRRAAFHVTRGVQMQACTGVSLLVDDGTVQAKVIHGPARVLSVRVLRQVHLEQALGREEIDALERAAREARAKIIAAEQAIERTQRVLQQHFQLSDQWVKSVALGPKNAADGAVVASYREAWRAIDGAAKVTLGELEKARADKAKAEQDAELAERRRSEGLIEKPRLDAVIEVEIDAEEAGDVEVELCYRLPCALWRPEHLARLLTDKPDAKTGKMEIVTYAVAWQSTGEEWNDVEVRFSTARPAKAASPPVLADDVLSSRKKTDEERRNVVVAAREQTIDFAGLERGAREVAEMPGVDDGGEPLQYAGKERVSLPSNGRPFRVEIGRTNLDAEVARVLMASRSPAAHVRATATLVGSGPLLAGPVRLARGASVVGRAKMDFVGKGEPFELGFGADDGIRVRRTEDEERETQSLTGAQRIRRKVTLYLSNLSDTGRSVLVQERVPVSEIDEVEIQMIDAGPFKLDAKDGFLRATIDVAARATKTMSFVYEVRAGSKVVLPEF from the coding sequence GTGAGTGACATCGTCGTGGAAAAGGTTCGTCAGGACGGACGAAAAACGCGGGTCGAACGCGTGACGATGTTCGAGGATCGCGCGGAGGTCGTGCGTCGAGCTGCATTTCATGTGACGCGTGGCGTGCAAATGCAAGCGTGTACGGGCGTGTCGCTGTTGGTCGACGATGGCACGGTGCAGGCGAAGGTCATCCATGGGCCGGCGCGTGTGCTTTCGGTGCGCGTATTGCGACAGGTGCATCTCGAGCAGGCGCTTGGGCGGGAGGAAATCGACGCGCTGGAACGCGCAGCCCGGGAGGCTCGCGCAAAAATCATTGCGGCCGAGCAAGCGATCGAGCGGACGCAACGCGTGCTTCAGCAGCATTTTCAATTGAGTGATCAATGGGTCAAGTCGGTGGCGCTCGGGCCGAAAAACGCAGCCGATGGGGCGGTCGTCGCTTCGTATCGGGAAGCGTGGCGAGCGATTGATGGGGCGGCGAAGGTCACGCTTGGCGAATTGGAAAAAGCGCGCGCCGACAAGGCCAAAGCGGAGCAAGATGCGGAGCTTGCCGAACGCCGTCGTTCCGAGGGATTGATTGAAAAACCGCGGCTCGATGCGGTGATTGAAGTCGAAATCGATGCGGAGGAAGCGGGCGACGTCGAAGTCGAGCTTTGTTATCGGCTGCCGTGCGCATTATGGCGGCCCGAGCATCTCGCGCGTCTTTTGACGGACAAACCGGATGCCAAAACGGGCAAAATGGAAATCGTTACGTATGCCGTGGCATGGCAAAGCACCGGCGAAGAATGGAACGACGTGGAAGTACGCTTTTCGACGGCGCGCCCGGCGAAAGCGGCATCGCCTCCGGTGCTTGCGGACGATGTGCTATCGAGTCGCAAAAAGACGGACGAAGAGCGGCGCAATGTCGTGGTAGCGGCGCGTGAGCAAACGATCGACTTTGCGGGGCTCGAACGGGGAGCGCGCGAGGTGGCGGAGATGCCCGGGGTGGACGATGGTGGCGAGCCACTCCAATATGCGGGCAAAGAGCGAGTGAGTTTGCCGTCGAATGGAAGGCCGTTTCGCGTGGAGATTGGCCGGACGAACTTGGACGCAGAGGTTGCGCGTGTGCTCATGGCGTCGCGGTCGCCTGCGGCGCACGTGCGTGCGACCGCGACGCTCGTGGGAAGCGGGCCGCTGTTGGCGGGTCCGGTGCGACTTGCGCGTGGGGCGAGCGTCGTGGGGCGGGCGAAAATGGATTTCGTGGGCAAGGGCGAGCCATTCGAGCTAGGGTTTGGCGCGGATGATGGTATTCGTGTGCGGCGTACGGAGGACGAGGAGCGGGAGACGCAGTCGCTCACGGGTGCGCAGCGAATACGGCGCAAGGTGACGCTCTATTTGTCGAATTTGTCGGACACGGGGCGAAGTGTATTGGTGCAAGAGCGAGTGCCGGTGAGTGAAATCGACGAAGTCGAGATTCAGATGATCGACGCGGGCCCCTTCAAGCTCGACGCAAAGGATGGTTTTTTGCGGGCTACGATCGATGTGGCGGCTCGGGCGACGAAGACGATGAGTTTTGTTTACGAGGTGCGAGCTGGGTCGAAGGTGGTGTTGCCGGAGTTTTGA
- a CDS encoding GNAT family N-acetyltransferase has translation MEPTLIRQATPADIDALAENHRVMAFETENKTLDADTTLRGTRAVLEDASKGFYLIAERSGEMVGQLLITFEWSDWRSGTFWWIQSVYVVPLARRTGVYRALHDHVLMEAQKAKDVCGVRLYVEKSNGRAQSTYRAMGMQPAHYDIYEVDFVLGEARA, from the coding sequence ATGGAACCGACCCTCATTCGACAGGCTACGCCGGCCGATATCGACGCATTGGCAGAAAACCACCGCGTCATGGCGTTCGAAACGGAAAACAAGACGCTCGATGCCGACACCACGCTGCGGGGAACGCGTGCGGTATTGGAAGACGCATCGAAGGGGTTTTACCTGATCGCGGAGCGCTCGGGGGAAATGGTTGGGCAGCTCTTGATCACGTTCGAATGGAGCGATTGGCGGTCGGGAACGTTTTGGTGGATTCAATCGGTCTACGTGGTCCCTTTGGCGAGGCGTACGGGCGTGTATCGCGCGCTTCACGACCACGTGCTCATGGAGGCACAAAAGGCAAAAGACGTATGCGGCGTGCGGCTCTACGTGGAGAAATCCAATGGCCGCGCGCAATCAACGTACCGAGCGATGGGCATGCAGCCGGCGCATTACGACATTTACGAAGTGGATTTTGTGCTGGGTGAAGCTCGGGCGTGA
- a CDS encoding 6-phosphofructokinase, with translation MSHGAKKVGILVGGGPAPGINAVIGAATIRAQLSGYDVVGILDGFQWIINGDTTKTRPLSIDDVSHIHFRGGSFLGISRSNPTKSQDLLEESVLSLLRLDVDKLITIGGDDTAFSASRIAEQSQGRLRVVHVPKTIDNDLDLPGNADTFGFQTARHIGVEIIENLMVDARTTHRWYFVVAMGRKAGHLALGIGKAAGATLTLIPEEFPSTGHVRLKTVVDLLASAIIKRLAMGRTDGVAIIAEGLVERMEETDFAALQGVERDAHGHVRIAEIAFAEILKQEVQARLRQHGIKMTIVPKNIGYELRCVDPIPYDMEYARDLGYCAARFLAEGGTGAVVAMIQGSFQSVPFDSIMDPTTGRMRVRMVDISSDRYMIARRYMLRLRQDDFEDSQLLAGCARVMGISIDEFQEQFEYLVKNEPQPRRFYTPPSDE, from the coding sequence ATGAGTCACGGAGCGAAGAAAGTCGGCATCCTCGTGGGCGGGGGTCCGGCGCCGGGCATCAATGCGGTCATTGGAGCAGCAACGATTCGCGCGCAGCTCTCCGGATACGACGTCGTTGGAATTCTGGATGGTTTCCAGTGGATCATAAACGGCGACACAACGAAAACGCGTCCACTTTCGATCGACGACGTCAGTCACATTCATTTCCGTGGCGGCTCTTTTCTCGGCATTTCACGATCGAATCCGACGAAATCACAAGATCTTCTCGAAGAGAGCGTGCTCTCTCTCTTGCGCCTCGACGTGGACAAACTCATTACGATCGGCGGTGACGACACGGCTTTTTCCGCATCGCGCATTGCGGAGCAATCGCAAGGTCGATTGCGCGTGGTGCACGTGCCCAAGACGATCGACAATGACCTCGATTTGCCAGGCAATGCAGACACGTTCGGATTTCAAACAGCGCGGCACATCGGCGTGGAAATCATTGAAAACTTGATGGTCGACGCGCGCACGACGCATCGCTGGTACTTCGTCGTCGCCATGGGTCGAAAAGCAGGCCATTTGGCGCTCGGCATTGGCAAAGCCGCCGGCGCGACGCTGACGCTGATTCCCGAAGAATTTCCTTCGACCGGACACGTTCGATTGAAAACCGTCGTGGATTTGCTCGCTTCGGCCATCATCAAGCGGCTCGCAATGGGTCGCACCGATGGCGTGGCGATCATTGCGGAGGGACTCGTCGAACGCATGGAAGAGACGGATTTTGCTGCGCTCCAGGGCGTCGAGCGAGATGCGCATGGGCACGTGCGCATTGCGGAAATCGCCTTTGCGGAAATCCTGAAGCAGGAGGTTCAAGCGCGGCTCAGACAACACGGAATCAAGATGACGATCGTCCCGAAAAACATCGGCTACGAATTGCGCTGTGTCGATCCCATTCCGTACGACATGGAATATGCTCGGGATTTGGGGTATTGCGCGGCGAGGTTCTTGGCCGAGGGTGGTACGGGGGCGGTCGTGGCGATGATTCAAGGGTCGTTTCAATCGGTACCGTTCGATTCGATCATGGATCCGACGACGGGACGAATGCGCGTGCGCATGGTGGACATTTCGAGCGATCGTTACATGATTGCGCGTCGTTACATGCTTCGGCTACGCCAGGACGATTTCGAGGACAGCCAGCTCCTGGCCGGGTGCGCTCGCGTGATGGGCATTTCGATTGACGAATTCCAAGAGCAATTCGAATATCTCGTCAAAAACGAACCTCAACCGCGCCGATTTTACACACCTCCTTCCGATGAATGA